Proteins co-encoded in one Melitaea cinxia chromosome 13, ilMelCinx1.1, whole genome shotgun sequence genomic window:
- the LOC123659123 gene encoding alpha-tocopherol transfer protein-like encodes MPDQEQEWSEALVAIKDWLNKQPHLPHDVEDVLLRRFYTSSGKRMERVKRTMDLFFTIRSTAPELFLKRDPWSPEIRRVFEVTDMLPLPNKTKENYKVFIYRLNNPDYDLFNFVDSVKTFFMLADTRLTEEDDIPSGEIPIFDSANITLKFIGKINLSVLRKYMLYTQEAIPIRLKQVHVINAPAYIGKLFALCKPFLKAEVAKLIKFHEPNTDTLYQDVPQDLLPFEYGGKAGSIDQIKRYWIKRIEAKRDWFLANDKNWVVDESLRPNDIQEDNNVKDLPGSFRSLAFD; translated from the exons ATGCCGGACCAAGAACAAGAATGGAGTGAAGCATTAGTTGCGATTAAAGATTGGCTCAACAAACAACCTCATCTGCCGCATGATGTTG AGGATGTTCTATTGCGTCGATTCTACACCAGCAGTGGCAAAAGAATGGAACGCGTCAAACGAACCATGGATCTTTTCTTCACCATTCGCTCTACGGCACCCGAGCTGTTCCTTAAGAGAGACCCTTGGTCGCCGGAGATTAGAAGAGTATTTGAAGTCAC agACATGTTACCGCTGCCGAACAAAACGAAAGAGAACTATAAAGTGTTTATATATCGCTTGAACAATCCTGACTACGATCTATTCAACTTCGTTGACTCTGTGAAGACATTCTTCATGCTCGCCGACACTCGTCTCACCGAAGAGGACGACATTCCTTCGGGAGAAATACCCATATTCGACTCAGCTAACATCACTCTGAAGTTTATAGGAAAAATAAATCTGTCAGTTTTACGAAAATACATGCTGTATACACAG GAAGCCATTCCGATAAGATTGAAGCAGGTACATGTGATCAACGCGCCGGCCTACATCGGCAAATTATTCGCTCTTTGCAAACCGTTTCTGAAAGCAGAAGTCGCTAAActg ATAAAATTCCATGAACCAAATACGGATACACTGTATCAAGATGTGCCTCAAGACCTATTGCCCTTCGAGTATGGCGGGAAGGCGGGCTCTATCGACCAGATCAAGCGATACTGGATTAAGCGGATAGAGGCGAAAAG AGATTGGTTCCTGGCCAACGATAAGAATTGGGTCGTTGATGAATCCCTCCGCCCCAACGATATTCAGGAAGACAACAACGTAAAAGATCTTCCCGGCTCCTTCAGATCtctagcttttgattaa